In Calonectris borealis chromosome 8, bCalBor7.hap1.2, whole genome shotgun sequence, a single genomic region encodes these proteins:
- the TNFSF4 gene encoding tumor necrosis factor ligand superfamily member 4: MAEMEGQPEVEPRNQDKMAREREHAEDEWKSWQRGQVRNTLHLVSAAAQWILLLACLIYLGIDSLQPSTSRSDEVPWTHIRYTGKSIKGVAMNLTAEVGSIQIRNGSIMITCDGLYLVSLKGVNLFPDLEEEDSLKLTLWKTDKTTSRALCKQTVQDSGNAVDLTTVLYLFEQDNITLWISANATIEDLSFSLVLLSPFTHCRG; the protein is encoded by the exons ATGGCTGAGATGGAAGGACAGCCAGAGGTAGAGCCGAGAAATCAAGACAAGATGGCTCGCGAAAGGGAACATGCAGAGGATGAGTGGAAGAGCTGGCAAAGAGGACAGGTTAGGAACACGCTGCATCTCGTGTCCGCGGCTGCCCAGTGGATATTACTGCTTGCCTGCTTGATTTACCTTGGTATAGATTCTCTGCAACCCTCAACG tCTCGGAGCGACGAAGTGCCGTGGACCCACATCCGGTACACAG GTAAAAGCATTAAAGGAGTAGCCATGAATCTCACTGCTGAAGTAGGCTCTATTCAGATCAGAAATGGTTCCATCATGATCACCTGTGATGGCCTCTACCTAGTGTCCTTGAAGGGTGTTAACCTTTTCCCTgacctggaggaggaggactcgCTGAAGCTGACACTGTGGAAGACAGACAAGACGACCAGCAGGGCCCTCTGCAAGCAAACGGTCCAGGACAGCGGCAATGCAGTAGATCTCACCACAGTGCTCTACTTGTTTGAACAAGATAATATCACCCTGTGGATCAGCGCCAATGCCACCATCGAGGATTTATCATTTAGCCTTGTGTTACTAAGTCCATTTACTCACTGTAGAGGATGA